One genomic segment of Synechocystis sp. LKSZ1 includes these proteins:
- a CDS encoding ferredoxin-thioredoxin reductase variable chain, which yields MKVGDRVRVTSSVIVYHHPQHRPEAFDLKDLEGEVLAVLTEWQGRPISANLPVLVQFDKRFKAHFRENELTLI from the coding sequence ATGAAAGTTGGCGATCGTGTCCGTGTGACCAGTTCCGTTATTGTTTACCATCATCCCCAGCATCGGCCAGAGGCCTTTGACCTCAAGGATTTAGAAGGGGAGGTGCTTGCTGTGCTAACGGAATGGCAAGGGAGACCGATTAGTGCCAATCTGCCGGTACTGGTGCAATTTGACAAGCGTTTTAAGGCCCATTTTCGGGAGAATGAACTGACTCTCATCTAG
- the rpsN gene encoding 30S ribosomal protein S14, with the protein MAKKSMIERDKRRSRLVAKYAAKREALKEEFRQAETLEDKLLAHQKIQQLPRNSAPSRRRNRCQVTGRPRSYYRDFGLCRNVLREWAHQGLLPGVVKSSW; encoded by the coding sequence ATGGCCAAAAAATCCATGATCGAGCGAGATAAGCGCCGCAGTCGCTTAGTCGCCAAGTATGCCGCCAAACGAGAAGCCTTAAAAGAAGAATTTCGCCAAGCTGAAACCCTCGAAGACAAACTCTTGGCCCACCAAAAAATTCAACAACTGCCCCGCAACAGTGCGCCTTCCCGCCGTCGTAATCGCTGTCAAGTCACGGGTCGTCCCCGTTCCTACTACCGTGATTTTGGCCTGTGCCGTAATGTGCTCCGGGAATGGGCCCACCAAGGCCTCCTGCCGGGG